A genome region from Bradyrhizobium sp. WSM1417 includes the following:
- a CDS encoding DNA-binding protein, whose product MEPFDLQRLSRVLAAAAIDPSLWTEALQTAAECTGSYGAVLLPVVGALPIVAATPSMDRSANVYVSDGWQGRDERYRGKAAFLANGVATDDDCMPLDARMRSPFYQEFLRNCNLSGWAGVRIGRGDLVWNLSLQRTPEQGSYSARELQALSELSNSLDSVVQTCAALGLAKGESALSAFDFSERAALLLDRSGQVVRVNPAAERLIGVDLQISAGRIRCQDPKSNELLQNAIRALFWSLEASTIAPIVLQKLSGGRLVMYPMRLTGLTDSPLSLFHAILVISDTDLMQSAGMMTLREAFELTAAESRLAVALASGKNLEDFAAERGLSKQTLRNQLKSVFMKTGTNRQAQLVMMLSNLVPKR is encoded by the coding sequence ATGGAACCCTTTGATCTGCAGCGACTTAGCCGCGTGTTGGCCGCCGCCGCGATCGATCCCTCTCTCTGGACAGAGGCATTGCAGACGGCGGCGGAATGCACCGGGTCGTATGGCGCGGTCCTGTTACCAGTTGTCGGAGCATTGCCTATCGTTGCTGCTACTCCTTCCATGGATCGCAGCGCAAATGTTTACGTCAGTGACGGATGGCAGGGCCGCGACGAGCGCTACCGCGGGAAGGCCGCCTTCTTGGCCAACGGAGTGGCGACAGACGACGACTGCATGCCATTAGACGCACGCATGCGTTCGCCTTTTTATCAAGAGTTCCTTCGGAACTGTAATCTTAGCGGTTGGGCAGGCGTCCGGATCGGCCGGGGAGATCTAGTTTGGAATTTGAGCCTACAGAGGACGCCAGAACAAGGTTCTTATTCCGCGAGAGAATTGCAAGCTCTTTCCGAGTTGTCCAACAGTTTGGATTCGGTCGTTCAGACTTGCGCAGCGCTCGGCCTGGCAAAAGGGGAATCAGCACTAAGTGCCTTCGATTTTTCCGAGCGCGCGGCACTTCTGCTTGACCGGTCAGGCCAGGTGGTTCGCGTCAATCCGGCAGCGGAGCGATTAATCGGAGTGGATCTGCAGATTTCAGCAGGACGCATTCGCTGCCAAGATCCGAAATCAAACGAGCTCCTGCAGAACGCGATCAGAGCTCTGTTCTGGAGCCTCGAAGCCTCAACTATCGCGCCCATAGTTCTGCAAAAACTTTCAGGTGGCCGACTGGTCATGTACCCGATGCGGCTTACTGGTCTAACTGACTCTCCCCTTTCCCTCTTCCACGCAATACTAGTTATCTCCGACACCGACCTGATGCAGTCAGCGGGCATGATGACTCTGCGGGAGGCCTTCGAACTGACGGCCGCAGAATCCAGGCTCGCAGTGGCTCTTGCGAGCGGCAAGAATTTGGAAGATTTTGCGGCAGAGCGAGGACTTTCCAAGCAAACCCTACGCAATCAACTGAAGTCCGTTTTTATGAAAACGGGGACAAACCGCCAGGCTCAATTGGTAATGATGCTGTCGAACCTCGTTCCGAAGAGGTGA
- a CDS encoding NYN domain-containing protein codes for MASTINKIALFIDGANLYATAKTLGFDIDYKRLLKEFQSRGTLLRAFYYTAIIEDQEYSSIRPLIDWLDYNGYTVVTKATKEFIDASGRRKVKGNMDIELAVNAMELAEHIDQMVLFSGDGDFRSLVEAVQRRGVRVTVISTIASQPPMIADELRRQADVFTDLIELQSKLGRDPSERPARDTRAHPPKFLQQPKGNDPLV; via the coding sequence ATGGCCTCCACTATTAACAAGATCGCGCTCTTCATCGATGGGGCCAATCTCTACGCGACGGCGAAAACTCTGGGCTTCGACATCGATTACAAGCGCCTGCTAAAGGAGTTTCAGAGCCGCGGGACGCTGCTTAGGGCGTTCTACTACACCGCCATTATAGAGGATCAGGAATACTCCTCGATCCGGCCGCTGATCGATTGGCTGGACTACAACGGCTACACCGTCGTCACCAAGGCGACCAAGGAATTCATCGACGCCTCCGGCCGCCGCAAGGTCAAAGGCAACATGGACATCGAGCTCGCCGTGAACGCCATGGAGCTCGCCGAGCACATCGACCAGATGGTGCTATTCTCGGGTGACGGCGACTTCCGCTCCCTGGTCGAGGCCGTTCAGCGCCGCGGCGTGCGGGTCACCGTGATTTCCACGATCGCCAGCCAGCCGCCGATGATCGCCGACGAGTTGCGCCGCCAGGCGGACGTCTTCACTGACCTCATCGAGCTGCAGTCCAAGCTCGGGCGCGACCCGTCCGAACGCCCCGCCCGTGATACCCGAGCCCACCCACCTAAGTTCTTGCAGCAGCCGAAAGGCAATGACCCATTGGTGTAG